The Parambassis ranga chromosome 19, fParRan2.1, whole genome shotgun sequence genome contains a region encoding:
- the LOC114451794 gene encoding neuroepithelial cell-transforming gene 1 protein-like, which yields MEENEEFTGRTTENKRQKLRRMSSRTSITSVVSAAELSPKTLRRNNSKKPPLQRGSSFTFLTPGTPWDFSLKRKRKEKDDDTVSLSSFDMKEPNNKRVRSLAKVSSLVNLISPSKNGAVRRFGQTIQSMSLRSDNKSPGVLLKAGSKASGPTPTKRRNSTLWSETLDVHQKSTFSTKEIKRQEAIHELYRGEQDLIEDLQLARKAYHDPMLKLSIMTEEELTHIFGDLDAYIPLHEDLLMKLAQATGPDGTVAQIGQIVTDWLPGLNAYKNYCSNQLAAKALLDQKKQDRRVQDFLQRCLESPFSRKLDLWSFLDIPRSRLVKYPLLLREILRHTPPDHPDVTSLEKAITIIQEILSDINVRKGESECQYYINKLEFLDDRQRDPLIDNCKTLLCHGELRNKSGSRLHVFLFSELLVLTRPVTRNDRSCFQVYRQPIPVRDLTLEDLQDGEIRMGGSFRGAFTNGEKAKNVFRVSSLDPSHGQSHTLHVSDVYHKQQWLNCLRTAMAQQQEAPPRIHQGGSIRKRRRPSNTSICDEETNENCPPVSGPSLRPQTLSKTRLDQTLQGSVKRKETGV from the exons ATGGAAGAAAACGAAGAATTTACCGGAAGGACGACGGAAAACAAAAGGCAGAAACTACGGAGGATGTCATCGAGGACCTCCATTACCAGTGTCGTCAGCGCTGCGGAGCTTTCTCCAAAAACACTGCGGAGAAACAACTCTAAAAA ACCTCCTCTGCAGAGAGGCAGCTCCTTCACCTTCCTCACTCCAGGGACTCCATGGGACTTCAGCCTA aaaagAAAGCGCAAAGAAAAGGACGACGACACAGTCAGTCTGTCCAGCTTCGACATGAAG GAACCCAATAACAAGCGTGTCCGATCCCTGGCCAAAGTCTCCTCCCTCGTCAACCTGATATCTCCTTCAAAGAATGGAGCTGTGCGGCGTTTTGGTCAGACCATCCAG tctATGTCATTACGCAGTGATAACAAGTCCCCAGGGGTGCTACTCAAAGCCGGCAGCAAAGCGTCAGGACCAACTCCCACAAAACGCAGAAACAGCACGCTGTGGTCAGAGACGCTGGACGTCCACCAGAAGAGCACATTCTCCACCAAGGAGATCAAGAGACAGGAG gcgATTCATGAGCTTTACAGGGGAGAGCAGGATCTCATAGAAGATCTGCAGCTAGCACGAAAG GCTTATCACGACCCAATGCTAAAGCTCTCCATCATGACAGAGGAGGAACTAACGCACATTTTTGGTGACCTGGATGCATACATCCCTTTACATGAGG ACTTATTGATGAAGCTGGCACAGGCAACTGGCCCCGACGGAACAGTAGCTCAGATCGGACAGATAGTAACAGACTGG CTGCCTGGACTGAATGCTTACAAAAACTACTGCAGCAACCAGCTTGCAGCCAAAGCCCTGCTGGACCAGAAGAAGCAGGACAGGCGGGTCCAGGACTTCTTGCAGCGCTGTCTGGAGTCACCTTTCAGCAGGAAGTTGGATCTGTGGAGCTTCCTCGATATCCCACGTTCACGCCTGGTGAAATACCCGCTGCTGCTGCGAGAGATCCTCAGACACACTCCTCCTGATCACCCAGATGTAACCAGTCTGGAGAAAGCG ATCACTATAATCCAAGAGATTCTTTCTGACATCAATGTGAGAAAGGGGGAGTCTGAGTGCCAGTAttacatcaacaaactggaatTTCTGGATGACAGGCAGCGGGACCCTCTCATAGATAACTGTaagactctgctgtgtcacGGCGAGCTGCGAAACAAGAGTGGCTCG AGGCTGCATGTGTTCCTCTTCTCTGAGCTGCTGGTTTTGACCCGACCGGTGACACGTAATGACAGGAGCTGCTTCCAGGTGTACCGACAGCCCATCCCAGTGCGAGACCTGACGCTCGAggacctgcaggatggagagaTCCGCATGGGAGGGTCCTTCAGAGGGGCTTTCACTAATGGAGAGAAAG CTAAGAACGTGTTCCGTGTCAGCTCTCTGGATCCCTCCCATGGCCAGTCTCACACCCTGCATGTCAGTGATGTCTACCACAAGCAGCAGTGGCTCAACTGCCTGCGCACCGCTATGGCCCAGCAGCAGGAGGCTCCCCCCAGAATTCATCAGGGCGGGTCCATCCGGAAAAGGCGTCGCCCTTCCAATACCTCAATCTGTGATGAGGAGACAAACGAGAACTGTCCACCAGTCTCCGGGCCTTCACTCAGGCCTCAGACCCTCTCCAAAACCAGACTGGACCAGACATTACAGGGATCAGTTAAGAGGAAGGAAACTGGAGTGTAG